One part of the Raphanus sativus cultivar WK10039 chromosome 7, ASM80110v3, whole genome shotgun sequence genome encodes these proteins:
- the LOC108818407 gene encoding AT-hook motif nuclear-localized protein 29: protein MDGGYDQSGGASRYFHNLFRPELHHQLQPQPHLQTQLQPQPHSDDESDSNKDPGPPDSDPVTSGSSQGRRSRGRPPGSKNKPKPPVIVTRDSPNVLRSHVLEISSGADIVESVNTYARQRGRGVSVLSGNGTVSNIVLRQPVTAHGSNGGAGAGAGGVLTLHGRFDILSITGTVLPPPAPPGSGGLSIFVAGAQGQMIGGSVMAPLVASGPVILMAASFSNATFERLPLEDEGGGEGGGGGDPPPATSASPPSGAGQLGELRGNMSGYDQFSGDAHLLGWGAGAASRPSF, encoded by the coding sequence ATGGACGGTGGTTACGATCAATCCGGAGGAGCTTCTCGTTACTTTCACAACCTCTTTAGGCCTGAACTTCACCACCAGCTTCAGCCACAACCTCATCTTCAAACTCAACTTCAACCTCAGCCTCATTCAGATGATGAATCTGACTCCAACAAGGATCCGGGTCCACCAGATTCTGACCCGGTTACCTCGGGCTCATCTCAGGGGAGGCGTTCACGTGGACGTCCTCCAGGATCTAAGAACAAGCCGAAGCCACCGGTGATTGTAACGAGAGATAGCCCTAACGTGCTTAGATCTCATGTTCTTGAAATCTCTTCTGGAGCCGACATAGTTGAGAGCGTCAACACTTACGCTCGCCAGAGAGGAAGAGGTGTCTCCGTTCTCAGTGGTAACGGTACGGTGTCTAACATCGTTCTCCGGCAGCCGGTGACGGCTCATGGGAGTAATGGTGGAGCCGGGGCTGGAGCCGGAGGGGTTTTGACTTTACATGGTAGGTTTGATATTCTTTCCATCACAGGTACGGTGCTTCCTCCACCTGCGCCGCCGGGATCCGGTGGTCTGTCAATCTTTGTTGCCGGTGCACAAGGTCAGATGATAGGAGGAAGCGTGATGGCTCCGCTTGTGGCTTCGGGTCCAGTGATACTGATGGCTGCATCGTTCTCTAATGCAACTTTTGAAAGGCTTCCGCTGGAAGATGAAGGAGGCGGAGAAGGCGGAGGAGGAGGGGATCCACCGCCCGCCACGTCAGCATCACCACCGTCTGGAGCTGGTCAGCTGGGAGAGTTAAGAGGTAATATGAGTGGTTATGATCAGTTTTCCGGTGATGCTCATTTGCTTGGTTGGGGAGCTGGAGCTGCTTCAAGACCATCTTTCTAG
- the LOC108818506 gene encoding cyclin-dependent kinase B2-1 gives MDKEVIAVSAMEAFEKLEKVGEGTYGKVYRAREKSTGKIVALKKTRLHEDEEGVPSTTLREISILRMLARDPHIVKLMDVKQGLSKDGKTVLYLVFEYIDTDVKKYIRSFRQTGANIPPHIVKSLMYQLCKGIAFCHGHGVLHRDLKPHNLLMDPKTMRLKIADLGLARAFTLPMKKYTHEILTLWYRAPEVLLGATHYSTAVDMWSVGCVFAELVTNQAIFAGDSELQQLLHIFRLLGTPNEEMWPGVSTLKNWHEYPQWKPLSLSTSVPKLDQAGLDLLSKMLQYEPAKRISAKMAMEHPYFDDLPDKSSL, from the exons ATGGATAAGGAAGTAATAGCAGTTTCGGCGATGGAGGCTTTCGAGAAGCTCGAGAAAGTCGGCGAAGGCACCTACGGTAAAGTGTACAGAGCCAGAGAGAAATCCACCGGGAAAATCGTCGCGCTCAAGAAGACGCGTCTCCACGAGGACGAAGAAGGCGTTCCTTCCACCACTCTCCGCGAGATCTCCATCTTACGCATGCTCGCTCGCGATCCTCACATCGTCAA GTTGATGGATGTGAAGCAGGGACTGAGCAAAGATGGAAAGACAGTGCTGTACTTGGTGTTTGAGTACATTGACACTGACGTCAAGAAGTACATCAGAAGTTTCCGTCAGACTGGAGCCAACATTCCTCCCCACATTGTCAAGAGTTTGATGTACCAACTTTGCAAAGGAATCGCTTTCTGCCATGGCCACGGTGTGCTCCacag AGATCTCAAGCCTCACAATCTCTTGATGGACCCCAAGACAATGAGGCTTAAGATTGCTGATCTTGGTTTAGCCAGAGCCTTTACTCTCCCTATGAAGAAGTATACTCATGAG ATATTGACTCTATGGTATAGAGCACCAGAGGTGCTTCTTGGGGCCACTCATTACTCTACTGCTGTTGATATGTGGTCTGTTGGCTGCGTCTTTG CTGAGCTTGTGACCAACCAAGCCATCTTTGCTGGAGACTCTGAGCTCCAACAGCTTCTCCATATTTTCAG GTTGCTCGGGACGCCCAATGAAGAAATGTGGCCAGGTGTGAGCACACTCAAGAACTGGCACGAATACCCACAGTGGAAGCCCTTGAGTCTCTCCACATCTGTTCCCAAACTTGACCAGGCTGGACTTGATCTTCTCTCT AAAATGCTGCAGTACGAGCCAGCAAAACGAATCTCAGCAAAGATGGCTATGGAGCATCCTTACTTTGATGATCTCCCGGACAAGTCCTCTCTCTGA
- the LOC108818505 gene encoding protein PIN-LIKES 3 yields the protein MMKLLHLFITSSKPVVEILLITIVGFYMALDGVNLLGQDARKYLNKIVFYAFSPSLIGSRLADSVTYESLVKMWFMPVNVLLTFVIGSLLGWIVIVVTKPPSHLRGLIVGCCAAGNLGNMPLIIVPAICKQREGPFGDPENCQKYGLGYVALSMAMGSVYIWTYVYNLMRVLNSPIQTQPSIESCKVPLICSKEEEDNQKVGRWDKVKRRIVSLSEKVNLSTIFAPSTIAAMIALVIGLITPLRKLIIGNSAPLGVLQDSVTLVGDGAIPAMTLIIGGNLLKGMRSSGIKKSSIIGVLIARYILLPISGVLIVRGAYKLDLITSEPLYQFVLLIQYAVPPAMNLGTITQLFGAGESECSVILLWTYAFASVSLTAWPTFFMWLVA from the exons ATGATGAAGCTTTTGCATCTGTTCATAACCTCATCAAAACCAGTCGTGGAGATTCTGCTGATAACAATAGTTGGATTCTATATGGCTCTTGATGGAGTCAATCTTCTTGGTCAAGATGCTCGCAAATATTTGAACAAG ATTGTCTTCTATGCGTTTAGTCCATCGCTTATTGGAAGCCGTTTAGCTGATAGTGTTACATATGAAAGCTTGGTGAAAAT GTGGTTCATGCCGGTTAATGTTCTGCTAACATTCGTCATTGGTTCGTTATTAGGCTGGATTGTTATTGTCGTCACTAAGCCTCCTTCACATCTTCGTGGTCTCATTGTTGGTTGCTGCGCTGCTG GGAACTTGGGAAACATGCCATTAATCATAGTCCCAGCTATTTGTAAACAAAGAGAAGGTCCTTTTGGAGATCCTGAGAATTGCCAGAAGTATGGATTGGGTTATGTTGCACTCTCCATGGCT ATGGGATCAGTTTACATATGGACTTATGTATACAATCTTATGCGGGTACTAAACTCTCCCATTCAAACCCAACCTTCTATTGAATCCTGCAAAGTCCCACTGATTtgttccaaagaagaagaagataaccAAAAG GTTGGGAGGTGGGACAAAGTCAAGAGAAGAATAGTTTCACTGTCGGAGAAAGTCAACTTAAGTACAATATTTGCTCCATCAACTATTGCTGCG ATGATCGCGCTTGTGATCGGTCTCATTACTCCATTAAGGAAGCTAATAATCGGCAACTCAGCTCCTCTTGGAGTGCTTCAAGACTCAGTAACTCTAGTGGG AGATGGAGCCATTCCTGCTATGACCTTGATCATTGGAGGAAACCTACTCAAAGGTATGAGAAGCTCAGGAATAAAAAAATCTAGCATCATCGGCGTCTTAATTGCACGTTACATTCTCCTACCTATAAGCGGTGTGTTAATCGTAAGAGGAGCATACAAGTTGGACTTGATTACCTCAGAGCCCTTGTACCAGTTTGTTCTGCTTATTCAATATGCTGTCCCACCAGCAATGAATCTAG GTACAATAACTCAGTTATTCGGAGCTGGGGAGAGTGAATGCTCAGTGATTCTGCTATGGACTTACGCTTTTGCTTCTGTTTCACTCACTGCTTGGCCTACGTTCTTCATGTGGCTTGTCGCTTAA
- the LOC108818406 gene encoding AT-rich interactive domain-containing protein 5 — translation MADTEMQEVAAGTIKCVEEETVPEDKTLALDSDLHLPDANEDVGGHNIVDESAKNISSDGGGPEEKVQMESSAPLTGEPSAVPQVDVESVKKWKTWLLTHSQAKEGDEAGTAEDQAAFIKEVEAYNKEHFLDFKAPKFYGQPLNCLKLWRAVIKLGGYDVVTTSKLWRQVGESFNPPKTCTTVSWTFRIFYEKSLLEYEKYLRQNGELNLPGLPLLPPAGLAKEAISHQGSGSGRARRDAAARAMQGWHSQRLLESGDVTEPIVKDKGLSSTPKQKNLKNIGVQKQKTPTGMDLVLSHETDKQSIAEVIDVGTPADWVKITVRETKDCFEIYALVPGLLREEVRVQSDPAGRLVIAGQPEQLDNPWGITPFKKVVNFPARIDSLRTSAVVSLHGRLFVRVPFEQ, via the exons ATGGCGGACACCGAAATGCAAGAGGTTGCTGCTGGTACCATCAAATGTGTAGAGGAAGAGACTGTTCCTGAGGATAAGACTCTCGCTTTGGACTCTGATCTTCATTTACCTGATGCTAATGAAGATGTAGGTGGTCACAACATTGTTGATGAGTCTGCAAAGAACATTAGCAGTGATGGTGGTGGTCCAGAGGAGAAAGTACAGATGGAATCATCAGCTCCTCTTACGGGGGAACCCTCGGCTGTTCCCCAAGTTGATGTTGAGAGTGTTAAAAAGTGGAAGACTTGGTTGCTCACTCACTCTCAG GCCAAGGAAGGTGATGAAGCAGGGACAGCAGAGGATCAAGCGGCGTTTATTAAAGAAGTTGAGGCCTATAACAAGGAGCATTTCCTCGATTTTAAAGCTCCCAAGTTTTATGGTCAGCCCTTGAACTGTCTCAA GCTATGGCGAGCCGTTATCAAGTTAGGTGGCTATGACGTG GTCACCACATCTAAGCTATGGCGGCAAGTTGGAGAATCCTTCAATCCTCCCAA GACATGCACTACAGTCTCCTGGACATTCCGCATTTTCtatgagaaa TCACTCTTGGAGTATGAAAAGTATTTAAGGCAAAATGGTGAGCTTAACCTTCCTGGTTTACCTCTTCTTCCACCTGCCGGCCTTGCAAAGGAG GCAATTAGCCACCAAGGTTCTGGGTCAGGCAGAGCACGAAGAGATGCTGCAGCTCGTGCTATGCAAGGTTGGCATTCTCAACGCCTTCTTGAATCTGGGGATGTTACCGAGCCTATTGTTAAG GATAAAGGCTTGAGTTCTACTCCAAAGCAAAAGAACCTCAAAAACATTG gggtacagaaacaaaaaacacCAACTGGCATGGACCTTGTTTTATCACATGAAACAGACAAACA GTCAATCGCGGAGGTTATAGATGTTGGAACCCCTGCAGACTGGGTGAAGATAACTGTCAGAGAAACT AAAGACTGCTTTGAGATATATGCTCTGGTACCTGGACTTCTTCGTGAAGAG GTCCGCGTTCAATCAGACCCTGCAGGGCGGCTGGTTATAGCAGGCCAACCTGAACAACTTGACAATCCTTGGGGAATCACACCCTTCAAAAAG GTTGTCAACTTTCCAGCAAGAATCGATTCGCTGCGCACATCAGCTGTCGTGAGCTTGCACGGTCGATTGTTTGTGCGAGTCCCATTTGAGCAGTGA